From Streptomyces sp. HUAS MG91, the proteins below share one genomic window:
- a CDS encoding AlkA N-terminal domain-containing protein, whose translation MHTDFERCVRAVQAKDTRFDGVFFTAVKTTRIYCRPGCPVVPPKPRNMEFYASAAACQQAGFRACKRCRPDTSPGSPEWNRRADLTARAMRLIGDGVVDRDGVPGLARLLGYSERQIERQLLAELGAGPLALARAQRAQTARLLVETTGMPMADIAFAAGFSSVRAFNDTVREVYALTPSELRTRAPHGRTSTPGALTLRLPFRTPLNPDNLFGHLAATGVPGVEEWRDGAYRRTLRLPYGHGIVSLTPGPDHIGCRLVLTDQRDLTVAISRCRRMLDLDADPVAVDDRLRTDPLLAPLVDKAPGRRVPRTVDEAEFAVRAVLGQQVSTAAARTHAARLVLAHGDPVEDPEGGLTHLFPSPDALASLDPESLALPRSRRTTLLTLVRQLADGELTLGPESDWDEARARLAELPGFGPWTVEAIAMRALGDPDAFLPTDLGMRRAAQQLGLPHTPVALTARAAAWRPWRAYATQYLWATDDHPINFLPA comes from the coding sequence ATGCACACCGACTTCGAGCGGTGCGTGCGCGCCGTGCAGGCCAAGGACACCCGGTTCGACGGGGTGTTCTTCACCGCCGTCAAGACCACCCGCATCTACTGCCGGCCCGGCTGCCCGGTCGTGCCGCCCAAGCCCCGGAACATGGAGTTCTACGCCAGCGCCGCCGCCTGCCAGCAGGCCGGATTCCGGGCCTGCAAGCGGTGCAGGCCCGACACCAGTCCGGGCTCCCCGGAGTGGAACCGGCGCGCCGACCTCACCGCCCGCGCGATGCGGCTCATCGGCGACGGCGTCGTCGACCGGGACGGCGTGCCGGGGCTCGCCCGGCTGCTCGGGTACAGCGAGCGGCAGATCGAGCGCCAGCTCCTCGCCGAGCTGGGCGCGGGCCCGCTCGCCCTCGCCCGCGCCCAGCGCGCCCAGACCGCGCGGCTGCTCGTCGAGACGACCGGCATGCCCATGGCGGACATCGCGTTCGCCGCCGGATTCTCGTCCGTCCGCGCGTTCAACGACACCGTCCGCGAGGTCTACGCCCTCACCCCGAGCGAACTGCGTACCCGCGCCCCGCACGGCCGGACGAGCACCCCCGGCGCGCTCACCCTGAGACTGCCGTTCCGCACACCCCTCAACCCCGACAACCTCTTCGGCCACCTCGCCGCGACCGGCGTGCCGGGCGTCGAGGAGTGGCGCGACGGCGCCTACCGCCGCACCCTCCGGCTGCCGTACGGGCACGGCATCGTGAGCCTCACCCCGGGCCCCGACCACATCGGCTGCCGGCTCGTCCTCACCGACCAGCGCGACCTCACCGTCGCGATCAGCCGCTGCCGCCGCATGCTGGACCTCGACGCCGATCCGGTCGCCGTCGACGACCGGCTGCGCACCGATCCGCTGCTCGCGCCCCTCGTCGACAAGGCGCCGGGCCGCCGGGTGCCGCGCACCGTCGACGAGGCCGAGTTCGCGGTGCGGGCCGTGCTCGGGCAGCAGGTCTCCACGGCCGCCGCCCGCACCCACGCCGCACGGCTCGTCCTCGCCCACGGCGACCCGGTCGAGGACCCGGAGGGCGGGCTCACCCACCTCTTCCCGTCGCCGGACGCCCTCGCCTCGCTCGACCCCGAGTCCCTCGCGCTGCCGCGCAGCCGACGCACCACGCTCCTCACGCTCGTACGGCAACTCGCCGACGGCGAGCTGACGTTGGGCCCCGAATCCGACTGGGACGAGGCGCGCGCCCGGCTCGCGGAGCTGCCCGGCTTCGGACCCTGGACCGTCGAGGCCATCGCGATGCGCGCCCTCGGCGACCCCGACGCCTTCCTGCCCACCGATCTCGGAATGCGGCGCGCCGCACAGCAGTTGGGTCTGCCGCACACCCCGGTGGCGCTCACCGCACGGGCCGCCGCGTGGCGCCCCTGGCGGGCGTACGCGACCCAGTACCTGTGGGCCACCGACGACCACCCGATCAACTTCCTCCCCGCGTAA
- a CDS encoding NAD(P)/FAD-dependent oxidoreductase: MPSMLDAVVVGAGPNGLTAAVELARRGFSVALFEAKDTVGGGARTEELTLPGFRHDPCSASHPLGINSPAFRAMPLERYGLEWVHAALPMAHPFPDGTAAVLSRSVAETAASFGPRDAGAYRRLVEPLLPHWDTLVRDFMSLPLSALPRDPVTLARFGLVGLQPSTWLTRRFRDDRAAALFAGLVAHVIAPLGGFATSAIGLVFALAAHARGWPLARGGSQAISDALAGYLKDLGGAIHTDYEVKRLDDLPPARAYIFDTSPTALARIAGLGRYYDRFRYGSSIFKVDYALDGPVPWTAEEARTAGTVQVGPYRRDIARALHAASREGRAPEAPFLITVQPTVVDPTRAPEGKHTFWAYGHVPNGWDGDLTDAVERQLERFAPGFRDLVLARATAGPPQLAERNANYVGGDIASGAASGLQLLLRPKLSLSPYTTPHPAVFICSSASPPGPGVHGMSGHNAAKAVWRRLRAA; encoded by the coding sequence GTGCCGTCGATGCTCGACGCCGTCGTGGTGGGTGCGGGGCCCAACGGGCTGACCGCTGCCGTCGAACTGGCCAGGCGCGGATTCTCCGTCGCCCTGTTCGAGGCCAAGGACACCGTGGGCGGCGGCGCGCGCACCGAGGAGCTGACGCTGCCCGGCTTCCGCCACGACCCGTGCTCCGCCTCGCACCCCCTGGGCATCAACTCCCCGGCGTTCCGGGCGATGCCGCTGGAGCGGTACGGCCTGGAGTGGGTGCACGCCGCGCTGCCCATGGCGCACCCGTTCCCCGACGGGACCGCGGCCGTGCTGTCCCGTTCCGTCGCCGAGACCGCCGCCTCGTTCGGGCCGCGCGACGCGGGCGCGTACCGCCGTCTCGTCGAGCCGCTGCTGCCGCACTGGGACACCCTGGTCCGCGACTTCATGTCGCTGCCGCTCAGCGCGCTGCCGCGCGACCCGGTCACCCTCGCCCGCTTCGGCCTCGTCGGCCTCCAGCCGTCGACGTGGCTGACCCGCCGCTTCCGCGACGACCGGGCCGCCGCGCTCTTCGCGGGCCTGGTCGCCCACGTCATCGCCCCGCTCGGCGGCTTCGCGACCTCCGCCATCGGTCTCGTCTTCGCGCTCGCCGCCCACGCGCGCGGCTGGCCGCTCGCGCGGGGCGGCTCCCAGGCCATCTCCGACGCCCTCGCCGGGTACCTGAAGGACCTCGGCGGCGCGATCCACACCGACTACGAGGTGAAGCGGCTCGACGACCTGCCGCCCGCCCGCGCCTACATCTTCGACACCTCACCCACCGCCCTCGCCAGGATCGCGGGCCTGGGCCGCTACTACGACCGCTTCCGCTACGGCTCCAGCATCTTCAAGGTCGACTACGCGCTCGACGGCCCGGTGCCGTGGACCGCCGAGGAGGCCCGCACCGCCGGAACCGTCCAGGTCGGCCCGTACCGCCGCGACATCGCCAGGGCCCTGCACGCCGCGTCGCGCGAGGGCCGGGCGCCCGAGGCGCCGTTCCTGATCACCGTCCAGCCGACCGTCGTCGACCCGACGCGCGCCCCCGAGGGCAAGCACACGTTCTGGGCGTACGGGCATGTGCCCAACGGCTGGGACGGTGACCTGACCGACGCCGTCGAGCGCCAACTGGAGCGGTTCGCGCCCGGGTTCAGGGATCTGGTGCTCGCCCGCGCCACGGCGGGCCCGCCGCAGCTGGCCGAGCGCAACGCCAACTACGTGGGCGGCGACATCGCCAGCGGTGCCGCCAGCGGACTCCAGCTGCTGCTGCGGCCCAAGCTGTCGCTGTCCCCGTACACGACCCCCCACCCCGCCGTCTTCATCTGCTCGTCCGCGTCGCCGCCGGGCCCCGGCGTGCACGGCATGTCGGGGCACAACGCGGCCAAGGCCGTCTGGCGCAGGCTGCGGGCCGCATGA
- a CDS encoding MFS transporter translates to MNAAASPHTPAGDSRAGRPVRIGALMVALLAASFAFQLNASMLSPALATMANELNTTASAVGVTQTAFFTAAALFSLFLPRLGDLIGRRKVLTAMMVLMAVGCVVSALAGSVGMLAVGRVVQGASGPTIPLALIMLRVEVPDPKKYGTLMGIVTAVNGGIAGVDSFAGGSLAEHAGYASIFWVMTGFALVAALLVRFFAPESRAELRPPMDWPGVALLVVSVGALLISFNEAGKLGNADWPLAVGLLVLAALAFWAFWRMETRAKHPLVTTRLLKRRATWSLLLSTMLTMTGVFAIMNGLLPGFAQDTSVGLGLGAEGATWWTLTPYALAGLAMGPVSGRLAATYGYGRILRVGLIATAAATVLALVTLRTDSSGLLLTVSILLGVTYAGTVNIMLNGFGIVLSPKENPGFLPGLNAGCFNLGAGLSFVVLYAAMDAVAPSGGTSIGGYSAGVIAGLVLIVAALLVSTLIPKPVDAEATD, encoded by the coding sequence ATGAACGCCGCCGCCTCCCCCCACACCCCGGCCGGCGACTCCCGCGCGGGGCGCCCGGTCCGGATCGGCGCGCTCATGGTCGCCCTGCTCGCGGCCAGCTTCGCCTTCCAGCTGAACGCCTCGATGCTCAGCCCCGCGCTGGCGACCATGGCGAACGAGCTGAACACCACCGCGTCGGCGGTCGGCGTCACCCAGACGGCCTTCTTCACGGCCGCCGCCCTGTTCTCGCTGTTCCTGCCGCGCCTGGGCGACCTGATCGGCCGCCGCAAGGTGCTCACCGCGATGATGGTCCTGATGGCCGTCGGCTGCGTCGTCTCGGCGCTCGCCGGGTCCGTCGGCATGCTCGCCGTCGGCCGCGTCGTCCAGGGCGCCTCGGGTCCGACCATCCCGCTCGCGCTGATCATGCTGCGCGTCGAGGTCCCCGACCCGAAGAAGTACGGCACCCTCATGGGCATCGTCACGGCCGTCAACGGCGGCATCGCGGGCGTCGACTCCTTCGCGGGCGGCTCGCTCGCCGAGCACGCCGGATACGCGTCGATCTTCTGGGTCATGACCGGCTTCGCGCTCGTCGCGGCCCTGCTCGTGCGCTTCTTCGCGCCCGAGTCGCGCGCCGAGCTGCGGCCGCCGATGGACTGGCCGGGCGTCGCGCTCCTCGTCGTCTCGGTCGGCGCCCTGCTGATCTCGTTCAACGAGGCGGGCAAGCTGGGGAACGCCGACTGGCCGCTCGCCGTCGGCCTGCTCGTCCTCGCCGCCCTCGCCTTCTGGGCGTTCTGGCGGATGGAGACCCGCGCCAAGCACCCCCTGGTCACCACGCGTCTGCTCAAGCGCCGCGCCACCTGGTCGCTGCTCCTGTCGACGATGCTCACCATGACCGGCGTCTTCGCGATCATGAACGGGCTGCTGCCGGGCTTCGCGCAGGACACCTCGGTCGGCCTCGGCCTGGGCGCCGAGGGCGCCACCTGGTGGACGCTCACCCCGTACGCGCTCGCGGGCCTCGCCATGGGCCCGGTCTCCGGACGCCTCGCGGCGACGTACGGCTACGGCCGCATCCTGCGCGTCGGCCTGATCGCCACGGCCGCCGCCACCGTCCTCGCCCTCGTGACCCTGCGGACGGACTCGTCGGGGCTGCTGCTGACCGTCTCGATCCTGCTGGGCGTCACCTACGCGGGCACGGTCAACATCATGCTGAACGGCTTCGGCATCGTGCTCTCCCCGAAGGAGAACCCGGGCTTCCTGCCGGGCCTGAACGCGGGCTGCTTCAACCTGGGCGCGGGCCTCAGCTTCGTCGTCCTGTACGCGGCCATGGACGCGGTCGCCCCCTCGGGCGGTACGTCGATCGGCGGCTACAGCGCGGGCGTGATCGCCGGCCTGGTCCTCATCGTGGCGGCCCTGCTCGTCTCGACGCTGATCCCGAAGCCGGTCGACGCGGAGGCGACCGACTGA
- a CDS encoding inositol monophosphatase family protein, whose translation MIETTTESIDDFLTSKVTDQLLTDVERTVRAAAAAEITPRFRQLASHEIEQKSAPHDLVTVADKRAEEFLTRELPALLPGSVVVGEEAVAADPARYEEIRGAAPVWIVDPVDGTRQFVHGDPGFCTLVALALDGVVLASWTWAPALDEFAVAVRGRGARLNGRELHAGSPDTGRDLRVATSHPDYTTDAQKRALLGLRTDGIAPRPCGSAGLEYLAVARGTLDALAFSWELAWDHAAGLLLVEEAGGAHLTRDGQPFRITGGNALPFTAARDARTAERIRGLLSGGA comes from the coding sequence TGGAGCGGACCGTCCGCGCCGCGGCCGCCGCCGAGATCACCCCGCGCTTCCGGCAGCTCGCCTCGCACGAGATCGAGCAGAAGAGCGCCCCGCACGACCTCGTGACCGTCGCCGACAAGCGCGCCGAGGAATTCCTCACCCGGGAGCTGCCCGCCCTGCTCCCCGGCTCCGTCGTCGTCGGCGAGGAGGCCGTCGCCGCCGACCCCGCGCGGTACGAGGAGATCCGCGGCGCGGCGCCCGTCTGGATCGTCGACCCGGTCGACGGAACCCGCCAGTTCGTCCACGGCGACCCCGGCTTCTGCACCCTCGTCGCCCTCGCGCTCGACGGCGTCGTGCTCGCCTCCTGGACCTGGGCACCCGCGCTCGACGAGTTCGCGGTGGCCGTCCGCGGCCGGGGCGCACGGCTCAACGGGCGGGAGCTGCACGCCGGTTCACCCGACACCGGCCGGGACCTCCGGGTCGCCACCTCGCACCCCGACTACACCACCGACGCGCAGAAGCGGGCCCTGCTCGGCCTGCGCACCGACGGCATCGCCCCGCGCCCCTGCGGATCGGCCGGCCTGGAGTACCTGGCCGTCGCCCGCGGCACCCTCGACGCCCTCGCCTTCAGCTGGGAGCTGGCCTGGGACCACGCGGCCGGACTGCTCCTCGTCGAGGAGGCGGGCGGCGCCCACCTCACGCGCGACGGGCAGCCGTTCCGGATCACCGGGGGCAACGCGCTGCCGTTCACGGCGGCGCGGGACGCCCGGACCGCGGAGCGGATACGCGGGCTGCTGTCGGGCGGAGCCTGA
- a CDS encoding methylated-DNA--[protein]-cysteine S-methyltransferase, with the protein MSVRKQHTVIDSPYGPLTLVADDGTLCGLYMTDQRHRPAEETFGVRDERPFGVVVDQLNAYFQGELTSFDLPLALAGTPFQRSVWEQLQRIPYGETRTYGELAEALGKPNASRAVGLANGKNPVGVIVPCHRVIGANGDLTGYGGGLDRKRRLLDFERGAALF; encoded by the coding sequence ATGTCCGTCCGGAAGCAGCACACCGTCATCGACAGCCCCTACGGGCCGCTCACCCTCGTCGCCGACGACGGCACCCTCTGCGGCCTCTACATGACCGACCAGCGCCACCGCCCCGCCGAGGAGACCTTCGGTGTCCGCGACGAGCGGCCCTTCGGCGTCGTCGTCGACCAGCTGAACGCCTACTTCCAGGGCGAGTTGACCAGCTTCGACCTGCCGCTCGCCCTGGCCGGCACACCGTTCCAGCGGTCCGTCTGGGAACAGCTCCAGCGGATCCCGTACGGCGAGACCCGCACCTACGGCGAACTCGCCGAAGCCCTCGGCAAGCCCAACGCCTCCCGCGCCGTCGGCCTCGCCAACGGCAAGAACCCGGTCGGCGTCATCGTCCCCTGCCACCGCGTCATCGGCGCGAACGGCGACCTGACCGGCTACGGCGGCGGCCTCGACCGCAAGCGCCGCCTGCTCGACTTCGAGCGGGGCGCCGCACTGTTCTAG
- a CDS encoding nucleoside hydrolase has translation MARKIILDCDPGHDDAVAMLLAHGNPDIDLVAVTTVVGNQTLEKVTRNALSVAAIAGITGVPFAAGCPRPLVREIETAPEIHGETGLDGPELPAPAFDLDRRHAVDLIIDTVMSHEPGEITIVPTAGLTNIALAARKEPRIVERVREVVLMGGGFHEGNWSPVAEFNIVIDPEAAHIVFNEKWPLTMVGLDLTHQALATPAVEERIRAVGTKPAAFVLELLDFFREAYRENQGFEHPPVHDPCAVAYVIDPGVMTVRKAPVDIELRGALTLGMTVTDLRSPAPADCHTQVAVELDHGRFWDLVVDALVRIGEPVA, from the coding sequence GTGGCCAGGAAGATCATCCTCGACTGCGACCCGGGGCACGACGACGCGGTCGCGATGCTGCTCGCGCACGGCAATCCCGACATCGACCTGGTGGCGGTGACCACGGTCGTCGGCAACCAGACCCTGGAGAAGGTGACCCGCAACGCGCTGTCGGTCGCGGCGATCGCCGGGATCACCGGGGTGCCGTTCGCCGCCGGGTGCCCGCGGCCGCTGGTCCGGGAGATCGAGACGGCGCCGGAGATCCACGGCGAGACCGGCCTCGACGGGCCCGAGCTGCCCGCGCCCGCCTTCGACCTCGACCGGCGGCACGCCGTCGACCTGATCATCGACACGGTGATGAGCCACGAGCCGGGCGAGATCACCATCGTCCCCACGGCCGGCCTGACGAACATCGCGCTGGCCGCCCGCAAGGAGCCCCGCATCGTCGAGCGGGTCCGCGAGGTCGTGCTGATGGGCGGCGGCTTCCACGAGGGGAACTGGAGCCCGGTCGCCGAGTTCAACATCGTGATCGACCCCGAGGCCGCGCACATCGTCTTCAACGAGAAGTGGCCGCTGACCATGGTCGGCCTCGACCTCACCCACCAGGCCCTCGCGACCCCGGCCGTCGAGGAGCGGATCCGGGCGGTCGGCACGAAGCCCGCCGCGTTCGTCCTCGAACTGCTCGACTTCTTCCGCGAGGCCTACCGCGAGAACCAGGGCTTCGAGCACCCGCCGGTGCACGACCCGTGCGCGGTCGCGTACGTCATCGACCCGGGCGTCATGACCGTACGGAAGGCGCCCGTCGACATCGAGCTGCGCGGCGCGCTCACCCTCGGCATGACCGTCACCGACCTGCGCTCCCCCGCGCCCGCCGACTGCCACACCCAGGTCGCGGTGGAGCTGGACCACGGCCGGTTCTGGGATCTCGTCGTGGACGCCCTCGTCCGCATCGGAGAGCCCGTCGCATGA
- a CDS encoding ADP-ribosylglycohydrolase family protein — translation MTPTSPQLTERVLADRVLGGWLGRIAGNMLGKPVEQGEVWTRERIDRYLRQAEALPLTDYLPEPPSREVESALRSEWRACVRGRIHGSCRDDDVDYAVLGLHLLETHGFAFTTEQVGELWLLRLPYLQTFTAERAAYRNLANGLKPPLTATYDNPCQEWIGALIRADVFGWTCPGVPRRAASLARRDAVLSHTGNGVYGAMWAAALVAAAFTAPAPRSALDAALTVIPASSRLARVVRRVISLHESRLTWEQTLATVEEETAGLGWIHTVPNAAVITAGLLYGDGDFTRTVALTVRGGLDTDSNGATAGSVAGVLCGADAIPAQWTEPLEDRVRSAVFGFDGVRISELARRTVELAEQ, via the coding sequence ATGACGCCAACGAGCCCCCAGCTCACCGAACGCGTCCTCGCCGACCGTGTGCTCGGCGGCTGGCTCGGCCGGATCGCGGGCAACATGCTCGGCAAACCGGTCGAGCAGGGCGAGGTGTGGACGCGTGAGCGCATCGACCGCTATCTGCGCCAGGCCGAGGCCCTGCCGCTCACCGACTATCTGCCCGAACCTCCGTCGCGGGAGGTGGAGTCGGCGCTGCGCTCCGAGTGGCGGGCGTGCGTCCGGGGCCGCATCCACGGCAGTTGCCGGGACGACGACGTGGACTACGCGGTGCTCGGCCTGCACCTGCTGGAGACCCACGGGTTCGCCTTCACGACGGAACAGGTCGGCGAGTTGTGGCTGCTGCGGCTGCCCTACCTCCAGACGTTCACGGCGGAGCGCGCGGCGTACCGCAATCTCGCCAACGGCCTGAAGCCGCCGCTCACGGCCACGTACGACAACCCCTGCCAGGAGTGGATCGGCGCGCTGATCCGCGCGGACGTCTTCGGCTGGACCTGTCCGGGCGTCCCGCGCCGCGCGGCCTCCCTGGCCCGCCGCGACGCGGTCCTGTCGCACACGGGCAACGGTGTGTACGGGGCGATGTGGGCGGCGGCCCTGGTGGCGGCCGCGTTCACCGCGCCGGCCCCGCGGTCCGCCCTCGACGCGGCGCTCACGGTGATCCCCGCGAGCAGCCGTCTTGCCCGTGTCGTACGCCGCGTGATCTCGCTCCATGAATCGCGGCTGACCTGGGAGCAGACCCTGGCCACGGTCGAGGAGGAGACCGCGGGGCTCGGCTGGATCCACACCGTGCCGAACGCCGCGGTGATCACGGCCGGACTCCTGTACGGGGACGGCGACTTCACCCGTACCGTGGCCCTGACGGTGCGCGGCGGTCTCGACACGGACTCCAACGGCGCGACGGCCGGTTCGGTGGCCGGGGTGCTGTGCGGGGCGGACGCGATCCCCGCGCAGTGGACCGAGCCGCTGGAGGACCGGGTGCGCAGCGCGGTGTTCGGGTTCGACGGCGTACGGATCAGTGAACTGGCGCGCAGGACGGTCGAGTTGGCGGAGCAGTGA
- a CDS encoding amino acid transporter, whose translation MTADDVRSVLELLREAGAEVWIGGGWGIDALVGEQTRDHHDLDLMHRREQEPAVVAALAAAGFRESLSRRPVRFVVTAPDGREIDLHPLVFADDGSAVQASPEPGRPFRYPAAAFTTGAVAGTTVPCLSAEQQVSFHQGYEPRERDLHDMAQLRRVFGIATHF comes from the coding sequence ATGACGGCCGACGACGTGAGATCCGTGCTGGAACTGCTGCGGGAGGCGGGTGCCGAGGTCTGGATCGGCGGCGGGTGGGGCATCGACGCCCTCGTCGGCGAGCAGACCCGGGACCACCACGACCTCGACCTGATGCACCGCCGGGAGCAGGAGCCCGCCGTGGTCGCGGCGCTCGCCGCGGCCGGGTTCCGGGAGAGCCTGAGCCGGCGACCCGTCCGGTTCGTCGTCACGGCCCCCGACGGCCGCGAGATCGATCTGCACCCGCTGGTCTTCGCGGACGACGGCTCGGCGGTCCAGGCGTCCCCCGAACCCGGCCGCCCCTTCCGCTACCCGGCCGCGGCCTTCACGACGGGCGCCGTCGCCGGAACCACCGTCCCGTGCCTCTCGGCCGAGCAGCAGGTCTCCTTCCACCAGGGCTACGAGCCGAGGGAGCGCGACCTGCACGACATGGCGCAGCTACGCCGCGTCTTCGGGATCGCCACGCACTTCTGA
- a CDS encoding O-acetyl-ADP-ribose deacetylase, with the protein MSTPEGPRLVLVRGDITEQDVDAVVNAANSSLLGGGGVDGAIHRRGGPEILAECRRLRASHYGKGLPVGRAVATTAGRLPARYVIHTVGPRWSETEDRSELLASCYRESLKVAEQLQVRSVAFPAISTGVYRWPLGDGARIAVETVRGAPPGGVREVRFVVFDEGARAAFAEYLG; encoded by the coding sequence ATGAGCACCCCCGAGGGGCCCCGGCTCGTCCTCGTCCGGGGCGACATCACCGAGCAGGACGTGGACGCCGTGGTCAACGCCGCGAACTCGTCGCTGCTCGGCGGCGGGGGAGTCGACGGCGCCATCCACCGGCGCGGCGGGCCCGAGATCCTCGCCGAGTGCCGCAGGCTCCGCGCGTCCCACTACGGCAAGGGGCTGCCCGTCGGCCGGGCCGTCGCCACCACCGCCGGGCGGCTCCCCGCGCGGTACGTCATCCACACCGTCGGCCCGCGCTGGTCGGAGACCGAGGACCGCTCGGAGCTGCTCGCGTCCTGCTACCGGGAGTCGCTGAAGGTCGCCGAGCAGCTTCAGGTGCGGAGTGTGGCGTTTCCGGCGATCTCCACCGGGGTCTATCGGTGGCCGCTGGGGGACGGGGCGCGGATTGCTGTCGAGACCGTACGGGGGGCTCCGCCCGGGGGTGTGCGGGAGGTGCGGTTCGTGGTGTTCGACGAGGGGGCCCGGGCTGCTTTTGCGGAGTATCTGGGCTGA
- a CDS encoding NUDIX hydrolase, which produces MTTLDYATYIAGLPRVLAGAAVLFRDSAERILLVEPNYRDGWALPGGTVESDTGESPRQGARRETLEEIGLDVPPGRLLAVDWVPGTGRPPLVAYLYDGGVLTAEQIEAIRLQEEELLSWRFVARDDLDAYLLGSLGRRVRSALGVLDRGAGAAELECGEPVTG; this is translated from the coding sequence ATGACAACCCTCGACTACGCCACGTACATCGCCGGACTCCCCCGGGTCCTGGCGGGCGCCGCCGTTCTGTTCCGCGACAGCGCGGAGCGGATCCTGCTGGTCGAACCGAACTACCGGGACGGCTGGGCACTGCCCGGCGGCACCGTGGAGTCGGACACCGGGGAGAGCCCGCGACAGGGCGCGCGACGCGAGACGCTGGAGGAGATCGGGCTCGACGTGCCGCCCGGGCGGCTGCTCGCCGTGGACTGGGTGCCCGGCACCGGACGGCCGCCGCTGGTGGCGTACCTGTACGACGGCGGAGTGCTGACCGCCGAGCAGATCGAGGCGATCCGGCTCCAGGAGGAGGAGCTGCTGTCGTGGCGGTTCGTGGCCCGCGACGACCTGGACGCGTATCTGCTGGGGTCGCTCGGGCGCCGGGTGCGCTCCGCGCTCGGGGTGCTCGACCGGGGCGCCGGGGCGGCTGAGCTGGAGTGCGGCGAGCCCGTCACCGGTTGA
- a CDS encoding Sir2 family NAD-dependent protein deacetylase — MTTSTPLVAILTGAGISTDSGIPDYRGPNGVWRKDPDAEKLVTYEYYMNDPEIRRRAWQVRRRSGTLAAEPNAAHRAITDLERSGAPVRVITQNVDGLHQRAGMPARKVLELHGSAREFVCTGCGERGPMEAAIARVEAGEADPGCVVCGSVLKSTTVMFGENLNPVVLAEAVAVTEACEVFFAVGSSLQVHPAAGLAGLAAEHGARLVVVNAEPTPYDDVADEVVREPIGTALPRLLSEVRGDPEDAA; from the coding sequence ATGACCACGTCCACGCCGCTCGTCGCGATCCTCACCGGCGCCGGGATCAGCACCGATTCCGGGATCCCCGACTACCGGGGGCCGAACGGGGTGTGGCGCAAGGATCCCGACGCCGAGAAACTCGTCACGTACGAGTACTACATGAACGACCCGGAGATCCGGCGCCGCGCCTGGCAGGTACGGCGCCGCAGCGGCACCCTCGCCGCCGAGCCGAACGCCGCGCACCGCGCGATCACGGACCTGGAACGCTCCGGCGCCCCCGTCCGGGTCATCACGCAGAACGTCGACGGGCTGCACCAGCGCGCGGGGATGCCCGCCCGCAAGGTGCTTGAGCTGCACGGTTCGGCGCGGGAGTTCGTGTGCACGGGGTGCGGGGAGCGCGGCCCGATGGAGGCGGCGATCGCACGGGTCGAGGCGGGCGAGGCCGACCCGGGATGCGTGGTCTGCGGTTCCGTCCTCAAATCGACGACCGTCATGTTCGGCGAGAACCTGAACCCGGTCGTGCTCGCCGAGGCGGTCGCGGTCACCGAGGCGTGCGAGGTGTTCTTCGCGGTCGGCTCGTCGCTCCAGGTGCATCCCGCGGCGGGCCTCGCGGGGCTCGCGGCCGAGCACGGCGCCCGCCTGGTCGTGGTGAACGCCGAGCCGACCCCGTACGACGACGTGGCCGACGAGGTCGTACGGGAGCCGATCGGGACGGCGCTCCCGCGGCTGCTGTCAGAAGTGCGTGGCGATCCCGAAGACGCGGCGTAG